The following are encoded together in the Dickeya lacustris genome:
- a CDS encoding glycoside hydrolase family 1 protein produces MIYQQQARFPEGFLWGASTSAYQVEGAWNEDGKGPSVVDMLDHPPGTADFRIASDHYHRVEEDVALMAEMGLKAYRFSVAWSRVIPDGDGAVNPAGLAFYHRLIDALVRHRITPIVTLYHFDLPWALELKGGWLNRNTSAAFVRYARLLFSEFADSVPLWLTINEQNTMILHPGAIGVPADRALPDKKALYQQNHHMMLAQAQIFALCHREFPGLRIGPAINTTSMYAESCKPEDAIAAHNWETLRCWSFLDVAVHGRYNALAWAYLQDRGLAPDIQAEDASILQQGRPDFIAINYYSTATIAASRGDGADVAPRAGDQQIMLGEAGVYRPAENPWVGKTPYGWVVDPVGLRLTLRKVCERYNLPILISENGMGAPDKPEQDGTVNDDYRIAFLQAHIEQMRLAIADGVELMGYCPWAALDVVSTHQGYAKRYGFIYVDRGEDDLKSLQRSRKRSFWWYKDVIAQNGNHGEWQR; encoded by the coding sequence ATGATTTATCAACAGCAGGCCCGCTTCCCAGAGGGTTTTCTGTGGGGCGCATCCACCTCAGCCTATCAGGTTGAAGGCGCATGGAATGAAGACGGTAAAGGGCCATCGGTTGTCGATATGCTCGACCATCCGCCGGGAACGGCGGACTTTCGTATCGCCAGCGATCATTATCACCGCGTAGAAGAAGATGTGGCGCTGATGGCTGAAATGGGGCTGAAGGCTTATCGTTTTTCGGTGGCCTGGTCACGGGTCATCCCGGATGGCGACGGCGCGGTGAATCCGGCGGGATTGGCTTTTTATCACCGCCTGATTGACGCGCTGGTGCGCCACCGCATCACGCCTATCGTCACCCTGTATCATTTCGACCTGCCCTGGGCGCTGGAATTAAAAGGCGGCTGGCTGAACCGCAACACCAGTGCGGCGTTCGTTCGCTACGCGCGCCTGTTGTTTAGTGAATTTGCCGATAGCGTCCCGCTGTGGCTGACGATTAATGAGCAAAACACCATGATCCTCCACCCCGGTGCGATTGGCGTACCGGCTGACCGCGCGTTGCCGGACAAGAAGGCGCTGTATCAGCAGAATCACCACATGATGCTGGCTCAGGCGCAGATTTTTGCGCTTTGCCACCGGGAATTTCCGGGGCTGCGCATCGGCCCGGCTATCAATACCACCTCTATGTATGCCGAGAGCTGCAAACCCGAAGACGCGATTGCCGCCCACAACTGGGAAACTCTGCGCTGCTGGAGTTTTCTGGATGTCGCGGTGCATGGCCGCTATAACGCGCTGGCATGGGCCTACTTGCAGGATCGCGGCCTGGCACCGGACATTCAGGCGGAGGACGCGTCTATTTTGCAGCAGGGACGACCTGACTTTATCGCTATCAACTACTACTCGACTGCGACCATTGCCGCCAGCCGGGGGGATGGCGCAGATGTTGCGCCGCGCGCGGGCGACCAGCAGATTATGCTGGGTGAAGCGGGGGTGTATCGGCCAGCGGAGAACCCCTGGGTGGGTAAAACGCCTTACGGCTGGGTGGTTGACCCGGTCGGCCTGCGCCTGACCCTGCGTAAAGTGTGTGAGCGCTATAACCTGCCGATTCTGATCAGTGAAAACGGTATGGGCGCGCCGGACAAGCCCGAGCAAGACGGTACGGTGAACGATGATTACCGCATTGCCTTTTTGCAGGCGCATATCGAACAGATGCGCCTGGCGATTGCCGATGGTGTCGAGCTGATGGGCTACTGCCCGTGGGCGGCGCTGGATGTGGTCAGCACGCACCAGGGCTATGCCAAACGCTACGGTTTTATTTACGTCGATCGCGGTGAGGATGACCTGAAAAGCCTGCAAAGAAGCCGTAAACGCAGCTTCTGGTGGTATAAGGATGTGATTGCACAAAATGGTAATCACGGTGAGTGGCAGCGATGA
- a CDS encoding GlxA family transcriptional regulator — protein sequence MGTDIPLVAVVACNQFSPFHLSVPCMIFGDVLPDKPLFRLRICRAEEGVLRSGQGLQIEAASGLDVLADADIVVVPYWRSAQEKPNQALLDALVAAYARGSLLVGLCLGTYVLAWAGLLTQRNAATHWEFAQDFQQRFPDVHLDTHALYVEDGRLITSAGTAAGLDCCLHLVRKYHGSVIANRVARRMVIPPHREGGQAQFIERPVPTSTQDGRINALLAYLRSRLSQPHHLDELARQALMSRRTFTRQFHKATGMSVGEWLMAERLQQSQVLLESTTLSIEAIAEQVGFSSATPLRQYFRRQFNVTPGEWRKTFQGR from the coding sequence GTGGGCACTGATATTCCGTTAGTTGCAGTTGTGGCCTGTAATCAGTTCAGCCCGTTTCATTTATCTGTACCTTGCATGATTTTTGGCGACGTGTTGCCCGATAAACCGCTATTCAGGTTACGTATTTGCCGCGCTGAAGAGGGCGTATTGCGTTCCGGGCAGGGTTTGCAAATAGAGGCAGCATCCGGGTTGGATGTGCTGGCCGATGCCGATATTGTCGTGGTGCCTTATTGGCGTTCCGCGCAGGAGAAACCCAACCAGGCGTTGTTGGATGCGCTGGTTGCGGCCTATGCGCGCGGCAGCCTGTTGGTTGGGCTCTGTCTGGGCACCTATGTGCTGGCGTGGGCCGGGCTGCTTACGCAGCGCAATGCCGCAACACACTGGGAGTTCGCGCAGGATTTTCAGCAGCGTTTTCCCGATGTGCATCTGGATACGCATGCGTTGTATGTAGAGGACGGGCGGTTGATAACCTCAGCAGGGACGGCGGCCGGACTGGACTGCTGCCTGCATCTGGTCAGAAAATACCACGGCAGCGTCATTGCCAACCGGGTTGCCAGAAGAATGGTGATCCCTCCTCACCGGGAGGGCGGCCAGGCGCAGTTTATTGAAAGGCCCGTACCAACTTCCACTCAGGATGGCAGAATTAACGCATTGCTGGCTTATCTGAGAAGCCGCCTCAGCCAGCCTCATCACCTTGATGAACTGGCGCGTCAGGCGCTGATGAGCCGCCGCACCTTTACCCGGCAGTTTCATAAGGCGACCGGGATGTCGGTTGGCGAATGGCTAATGGCGGAGCGCTTGCAGCAAAGTCAGGTGTTACTGGAGTCCACCACGCTGTCGATTGAGGCGATTGCCGAGCAGGTCGGTTTCAGTAGCGCCACGCCACTACGTCAATACTTCCGCCGCCAGTTCAATGTCACGCCAGGCGAGTGGCGCAAAACATTCCAGGGACGATAG
- a CDS encoding SDR family oxidoreductase produces MKYVIHGATGAQGAPLFARLTRSGKHAVAAVRNIAAARGMAAVAVDNGSVDSLVAAYQGAEGVFVHLPVVTEAERLEYALNIAHAIARARPARVVISTSGWVIDEQRSPLHNPPESAISTLIREVRQTGVSLVVVAPRLFFENLLNPVVLEPVKAQGMLHYPLRADYPVSWSSHLDVADVAEHLLLNTSITGVIGVGQSPGITGADLAEGFARYLGASVSFHSLAPETFGEMIAPLFGASAAAGVVAGYQAQAQASANAIATETSAQHVLGLTPRTLQQWLTDMSV; encoded by the coding sequence ATGAAATATGTTATTCACGGCGCAACGGGCGCTCAGGGGGCACCACTGTTTGCTCGGTTGACTCGCTCAGGTAAACACGCTGTCGCGGCGGTACGCAATATTGCCGCCGCCAGAGGAATGGCTGCCGTTGCCGTCGATAACGGCTCGGTGGATTCGCTGGTGGCTGCTTATCAGGGCGCTGAGGGGGTTTTCGTCCACTTGCCGGTTGTTACTGAGGCCGAGCGTCTGGAGTATGCGCTGAATATTGCGCATGCGATAGCGCGAGCCAGGCCCGCGCGGGTGGTGATTTCCACTAGCGGATGGGTTATTGATGAGCAGCGCTCTCCCTTACACAATCCGCCTGAAAGCGCTATTTCAACGTTGATTCGCGAAGTTCGGCAAACCGGCGTGTCGTTGGTCGTTGTCGCGCCGCGCTTGTTTTTTGAGAATTTGCTCAACCCGGTGGTGCTGGAGCCGGTGAAAGCGCAGGGCATGCTGCATTACCCGCTGCGGGCGGATTATCCGGTGTCATGGAGTTCGCATCTGGATGTGGCGGACGTTGCCGAGCATCTGCTGCTCAACACGTCGATAACCGGCGTGATAGGGGTCGGCCAGTCGCCTGGGATAACCGGGGCTGACCTGGCTGAAGGGTTTGCGCGTTATCTTGGCGCTTCTGTGTCGTTTCACAGTTTGGCACCTGAAACGTTTGGCGAGATGATCGCGCCTTTATTTGGCGCGAGCGCTGCCGCAGGGGTGGTCGCCGGTTATCAGGCTCAGGCGCAAGCCTCTGCTAACGCGATTGCGACAGAAACCAGCGCACAGCATGTGCTGGGACTTACCCCTCGCACGTTGCAACAATGGCTAACCGACATGTCGGTTTAA
- the hppD gene encoding 4-hydroxyphenylpyruvate dioxygenase, producing MTNAFENPLDLNGFAFIEFVTAAPETLSSLFISLGFTRVAHHRRRDITLFRQNNINFLISHSSSGFPHTFLQEHGCGACGVGFYVKDAARAYEQAIQSGARAAVQGINHGEIMIPAIEGIGGSRIYFIEKYTNDLDIFDINFDFIPGVERKPKGFGLHTLDHLTNNVYQGRMEYWAEFYNRIFNFQQIRYFDIAGEYSGLHSKAMMAPDGKIRIPLNEEAEGSQGQIQEFLRRFNGEGIQHIAMQTDNILVTLDKLRQAGVPLMSAPSDSYYQMVEERLPGHGRNLAALQSRGILLDGNTLNGQKKLLLQIFSETLIGPLFFEFIERDGDEGFGEGNFKALFESMERDQLARGEINITGAA from the coding sequence ATGACTAACGCATTTGAAAACCCGCTTGATTTGAATGGATTCGCTTTTATAGAATTTGTTACTGCTGCGCCAGAAACGCTCTCTTCACTCTTCATTTCTCTCGGGTTTACCCGTGTTGCTCACCACCGCCGTCGGGATATTACCTTGTTCCGACAAAATAATATTAACTTTCTCATCAGCCACTCAAGTTCAGGCTTTCCCCATACCTTTTTACAGGAGCATGGCTGTGGCGCTTGTGGGGTTGGCTTTTACGTAAAAGACGCCGCCCGCGCCTATGAACAGGCGATTCAGTCCGGTGCCAGGGCCGCTGTGCAGGGCATCAATCACGGTGAAATCATGATCCCGGCAATAGAAGGCATTGGCGGGTCACGTATTTATTTCATTGAAAAATACACAAACGACCTGGATATTTTTGATATTAATTTTGACTTTATTCCGGGCGTTGAGAGAAAACCCAAAGGGTTTGGTCTGCATACCCTCGATCACTTAACCAATAATGTCTATCAAGGCAGGATGGAATATTGGGCGGAATTCTATAACCGGATATTTAATTTCCAGCAAATTCGTTATTTTGATATCGCAGGTGAATACAGCGGGTTGCATTCCAAAGCGATGATGGCACCTGATGGGAAAATACGTATCCCACTCAATGAAGAAGCTGAAGGAAGCCAGGGGCAAATTCAGGAGTTTCTGCGTCGCTTTAATGGCGAAGGTATTCAGCATATTGCAATGCAGACAGACAATATTCTGGTCACACTGGATAAACTGCGGCAGGCTGGCGTACCGCTAATGTCTGCCCCGTCCGACAGCTATTATCAGATGGTGGAAGAACGGCTGCCCGGCCATGGCAGAAACCTTGCGGCGCTGCAGTCGCGCGGTATTTTGCTTGATGGCAATACCCTGAACGGGCAGAAAAAGTTGTTGCTGCAAATCTTCTCAGAAACGCTGATCGGGCCACTGTTTTTTGAATTCATCGAGCGGGACGGCGATGAGGGTTTCGGTGAAGGTAACTTCAAAGCGCTGTTTGAATCCATGGAGCGTGACCAGCTGGCGCGCGGGGAAATCAACATCACCGGCGCGGCATAA
- a CDS encoding winged helix-turn-helix transcriptional regulator yields the protein MVAVKKKTPCCGVARFLTLLDGPWATLIVRELLHGPQRFTQLREALPGISAHTLTHRLKGFERHGLVTRTAYAETPPRVVYALTPLGEGLRDVLEAMREWGDSVPEENIAEETVEHGVASAERMRLPECPLKQQARRRKE from the coding sequence GTGGTCGCTGTGAAAAAAAAGACGCCTTGCTGTGGCGTCGCCCGTTTTTTGACGCTTCTTGACGGCCCATGGGCCACGCTTATCGTGCGTGAACTGTTACACGGGCCACAACGATTTACACAGCTCAGAGAGGCGTTGCCCGGCATTAGCGCCCATACCTTGACACACCGACTAAAAGGCTTCGAACGCCATGGGCTGGTGACGCGCACCGCCTATGCAGAAACGCCGCCCCGGGTTGTTTACGCGCTTACACCGTTAGGCGAGGGGCTGCGCGATGTACTGGAAGCCATGCGCGAATGGGGAGACAGTGTGCCGGAAGAGAACATCGCAGAAGAAACCGTTGAACATGGCGTGGCGAGCGCTGAACGCATGCGGCTGCCAGAATGCCCGCTGAAGCAGCAGGCGCGGCGGCGTAAGGAATAA
- a CDS encoding beta-glucoside-specific PTS transporter subunit IIABC, whose protein sequence is MNYNDIAAKILHSVGGAENIRMITHCATRLRMEFNDRRQVNDAQISALPGVISVVENGGQFQIVIGNEVQQVFRLINNALPEKKSGVSGDKHAKPNGIVARIISVISTTFTPVIPAITGAGMIKALLAILKLTGLISATSSTYQLLNIVADAAFFFLPVLLAYGASLKFECNPILAMTLAGVLLHPGIGQMLAAGKAVDFVGIHVLLSDYSGSVLPIILTVWLMSWVERFAEKVSPSIIKFFVKPMLVLLITAPLALVVVGPLGILLNDLVAAGAGAIDRHASWLIPMLMGTLQPFLIITGTAWAMTPIATGQLSKSGHEMINGPGMLASNVAMGAATLCVALKTRNSSLRQLASSSGFTALLGITEPALYGVLLKYRRVLIAAMIGGGCAGVYAGVSGLVRYAFVSPGLAALPAFIGENPMNIVHALVTCVISIGVTFALTWFIGFEDTPEDKAKTREAAPLDTRLKRDGASNGENNGDVDVLSPLRGQVVALSEVNDDVFSSGLLGQGVAIRPQEGVLRAPFNGKVVIFLPSCHAVGLQSDSGLELLMHIGIDTVNLNGQHFRSSLKLGDEVKTGQALIHFDIAAIEQAGYDLITPVIVVNDDKSQALRITAAAQVDYGDVLMGQSVKEARG, encoded by the coding sequence ATGAACTATAACGACATAGCAGCGAAAATCCTCCACTCAGTGGGAGGCGCGGAGAATATCCGCATGATCACGCACTGCGCGACCCGGCTGCGCATGGAATTTAATGACCGGCGGCAGGTGAATGATGCGCAAATCAGCGCGCTTCCCGGCGTTATCAGCGTGGTAGAGAACGGCGGGCAGTTCCAGATTGTTATCGGCAATGAGGTGCAGCAGGTTTTCCGTCTGATCAACAACGCGCTGCCGGAGAAGAAAAGTGGCGTCAGCGGCGATAAACATGCCAAACCCAATGGCATCGTGGCGCGCATCATCAGCGTCATTTCAACCACCTTCACCCCGGTTATCCCGGCTATCACCGGCGCGGGGATGATTAAAGCGCTACTGGCGATCCTTAAGTTAACCGGGCTGATTAGCGCGACGAGCTCGACATATCAATTGCTCAATATTGTTGCCGATGCCGCTTTCTTCTTCCTGCCGGTGCTGCTGGCTTACGGAGCCTCGCTGAAGTTTGAGTGCAACCCGATTCTGGCGATGACGCTGGCGGGCGTGCTATTGCATCCGGGCATCGGCCAGATGCTGGCAGCCGGTAAAGCGGTGGATTTTGTCGGCATCCATGTCCTGCTGTCTGATTATTCCGGCTCTGTGCTGCCGATTATTCTGACGGTATGGCTGATGTCGTGGGTGGAGCGTTTTGCCGAGAAAGTGTCACCGTCGATAATCAAATTCTTCGTTAAACCCATGCTGGTTCTGCTGATTACCGCGCCGCTGGCGCTGGTGGTGGTCGGCCCATTAGGCATTCTGCTCAACGATCTGGTTGCGGCGGGTGCAGGCGCTATCGACCGTCATGCCAGCTGGCTGATTCCGATGCTGATGGGCACCTTGCAACCCTTCCTGATTATTACGGGAACCGCCTGGGCGATGACGCCTATTGCCACGGGGCAGTTGAGCAAAAGCGGCCACGAAATGATTAACGGGCCGGGAATGCTGGCGTCCAATGTGGCGATGGGCGCGGCCACGCTGTGTGTGGCGCTGAAAACCAGAAACAGCAGCCTGCGTCAGTTGGCTTCGTCGTCGGGCTTTACTGCGCTATTGGGTATCACGGAACCGGCGCTGTACGGCGTGTTGCTCAAATATCGCCGCGTACTGATTGCCGCGATGATAGGCGGCGGCTGTGCCGGGGTGTATGCCGGTGTTAGCGGGCTGGTGCGCTACGCGTTTGTCTCCCCAGGCCTTGCGGCGCTGCCAGCATTTATCGGCGAAAACCCGATGAACATCGTCCATGCGCTGGTAACTTGCGTGATTTCGATTGGGGTAACGTTCGCCCTGACCTGGTTCATCGGCTTTGAAGATACCCCGGAAGATAAAGCAAAAACCCGTGAGGCCGCACCGCTGGACACTCGCCTGAAACGCGACGGTGCGAGTAACGGTGAAAATAACGGTGACGTTGACGTGTTAAGCCCGCTGCGCGGTCAGGTGGTGGCATTGAGCGAAGTGAATGATGATGTTTTTTCCAGTGGCTTGCTGGGGCAAGGCGTGGCGATTCGCCCGCAGGAAGGGGTATTGCGCGCGCCGTTTAACGGCAAAGTCGTTATTTTTCTGCCGTCATGTCACGCGGTTGGGCTGCAAAGTGACAGCGGTCTGGAGCTGTTGATGCATATCGGTATTGATACCGTCAATCTCAACGGCCAGCACTTTCGCTCGTCGCTGAAGTTAGGCGATGAAGTTAAGACCGGGCAAGCGCTTATCCATTTTGATATCGCGGCTATCGAGCAGGCCGGGTACGATTTGATAACGCCGGTGATCGTGGTGAATGACGATAAATCGCAGGCCCTGCGCATAACGGCGGCGGCGCAGGTCGATTATGGCGATGTGTTGATGGGGCAATCGGTGAAGGAGGCGCGGGGATGA
- a CDS encoding SDR family NAD(P)-dependent oxidoreductase, whose protein sequence is MTASTVLITGASTGIGAIYADRFARRGHDLVIVARDQAKLETLAARLRQDYGVNVDVLPADLTQSRDLERVEKRLQEDARIDTLINNAGIAQTGKFVEQTPDSIGKLIALNITALTRLANAVTPRLVKEGKGAIVNVSSVVGLAPEYQMTVYGATKAFVLFLSQGMDQELSSKGVYIQALLPAGTYTEIWERAGIDISNSSPMMEVNELVDAALVGFDRRELVTIPPLHDDTSWETLDKSRQELLSHIKMSEAAVRYKTA, encoded by the coding sequence ATGACCGCTTCTACAGTCCTTATCACAGGCGCCTCTACTGGAATTGGCGCTATCTATGCTGATCGCTTTGCCCGTCGTGGTCACGATTTAGTCATCGTTGCCCGTGATCAAGCAAAGCTTGAAACCCTTGCCGCCCGTTTACGTCAAGACTACGGCGTTAATGTCGATGTGTTGCCCGCCGATTTGACTCAATCCCGTGACCTTGAGCGTGTTGAAAAACGCCTTCAAGAAGATGCACGTATCGATACACTGATTAATAACGCCGGCATTGCTCAGACGGGTAAATTCGTTGAACAGACACCTGACTCAATCGGCAAACTGATTGCGCTTAACATTACTGCGTTAACCAGACTGGCTAATGCGGTAACGCCACGCCTTGTTAAAGAAGGTAAAGGCGCTATTGTCAATGTCTCCTCTGTTGTTGGCTTGGCTCCCGAATACCAAATGACAGTTTATGGTGCCACCAAAGCTTTCGTCCTGTTCTTATCACAAGGTATGGATCAGGAGTTGTCATCAAAAGGTGTTTATATTCAAGCGTTACTGCCAGCCGGCACGTATACCGAAATCTGGGAGCGTGCTGGCATCGATATCAGTAACTCTTCCCCTATGATGGAAGTGAATGAGCTTGTCGACGCTGCACTGGTTGGTTTTGATCGCCGGGAGCTTGTCACTATTCCACCTCTGCACGATGATACAAGCTGGGAGACTCTCGATAAATCGCGACAGGAATTGCTTTCTCACATCAAAATGTCAGAAGCGGCGGTGCGCTATAAAACGGCATAA
- a CDS encoding TetR/AcrR family transcriptional regulator, with protein MKVTKAQVQENRERIVKTASVLFRERGYDGVGITELMSTAGFTHGGFYKHFQSKADLMVEAAAYSFAQSSAQMSDFDIVSFVQKYLSREHRDAPGNGCTMAALCADAGRHTQSLKETFLAGIENQLASLSHGEESTLEERKVKINTIAHAVGALVLSRSCPDDSLLAREILEVCHEEILAKLTTKNRKR; from the coding sequence ATGAAAGTGACAAAAGCACAGGTTCAAGAAAACCGCGAGCGCATTGTTAAAACAGCTTCAGTGTTGTTTCGTGAGCGTGGTTACGACGGAGTGGGTATTACAGAGTTAATGTCTACAGCGGGATTTACTCATGGCGGGTTTTATAAGCATTTTCAGTCGAAAGCTGACTTAATGGTAGAAGCAGCAGCTTATAGCTTTGCACAATCAAGTGCGCAAATGTCCGATTTTGACATTGTGTCTTTTGTACAAAAATACTTGTCGCGAGAACATCGAGATGCACCAGGTAACGGATGCACTATGGCCGCTCTTTGTGCTGATGCTGGACGCCATACGCAATCACTCAAAGAAACATTTTTGGCTGGAATTGAGAACCAGCTGGCCAGTTTATCACATGGAGAAGAATCTACTTTGGAAGAAAGAAAGGTGAAAATTAATACCATTGCTCATGCAGTTGGTGCGCTTGTTTTATCTCGATCTTGCCCTGATGATTCACTTCTTGCTCGAGAGATCCTTGAAGTGTGTCATGAAGAAATATTGGCAAAACTAACCACAAAAAATAGAAAGCGTTGA
- the licT gene encoding BglG family transcription antiterminator LicT: MIVQKVLNNSLVLSVDDDNREVIVMGKGIGFNSKPGDEIAPEKIEKLFVTPSFEKRSGYSGYIEGLSAIPDDVIEMAAMIISHANAQLSSKVREQIFFTLADHLTFAIERSRKGIVMQNRLLPEVRRFYPQQFRVAREAVAIIHQQYGIELPQEEAGNIAFHLVNGQSEGDDVAQAMQSVKMLKDIFNLVQYHFKKEIDTESINYSRFMTHMQFFLQRLQEGEMSTARDSFLLAQVIKEYPDAYRCALLIRDYVKLRLDITLGGNELLWLTVHLVRISGLDA, encoded by the coding sequence ATGATTGTTCAGAAGGTACTCAATAATAGTCTGGTGCTCTCTGTGGATGACGATAACAGGGAGGTTATCGTCATGGGCAAAGGCATTGGCTTTAACAGCAAGCCCGGCGATGAGATTGCGCCAGAGAAAATAGAGAAGCTGTTTGTTACTCCGTCGTTTGAAAAACGCAGCGGCTATAGCGGCTATATTGAGGGGCTTTCAGCCATTCCAGATGACGTGATTGAAATGGCCGCAATGATTATTTCCCACGCCAATGCGCAGCTTTCCAGCAAAGTTCGCGAGCAGATTTTCTTCACCCTTGCCGATCACCTGACCTTTGCCATAGAACGCAGCCGCAAAGGTATCGTGATGCAAAACCGCCTGCTGCCGGAGGTGCGGCGTTTTTACCCGCAGCAGTTCCGCGTCGCCCGTGAAGCGGTGGCGATAATTCACCAGCAGTACGGCATTGAACTGCCGCAAGAGGAGGCTGGCAACATCGCTTTTCATCTGGTGAACGGCCAGAGCGAGGGGGATGACGTGGCGCAGGCCATGCAATCAGTGAAGATGCTGAAAGATATTTTTAATCTTGTGCAGTATCACTTTAAAAAAGAAATCGATACCGAGTCGATTAACTACTCGCGGTTTATGACCCACATGCAGTTCTTTCTCCAGCGATTACAGGAAGGGGAAATGAGCACCGCGCGCGACAGTTTCTTGCTGGCGCAGGTGATTAAGGAGTACCCGGATGCCTACCGCTGTGCCTTGCTCATCCGTGATTACGTCAAGCTTCGGCTCGACATCACGCTTGGCGGCAACGAGTTGCTGTGGCTCACGGTACATCTGGTGAGGATTTCCGGTCTGGATGCGTAG
- a CDS encoding MBL fold metallo-hydrolase: MNITQIRNATLKINFAGKTFLIDPMLAEKGAYPGFEGTLNSHLRNPLVDLPVTLESLFAGVDAVIVTHTHLDHWDDAAVTHLPKSLPLFVQHEHDREIIQAAGFSDVRLLSEQSAFSDITLSKTPGQHGSDAIMAKLGERLGEVCGVVFRHPQEKTLYLAGDTVWNVAVAENLIRYTPDVIILNCGDAQIVGLGSIIMNQQDVLAVAQHAPHATLIASHMEAVNHSALSRAALADFLQQNGVAHQVVIPADGESCML, translated from the coding sequence ATGAACATTACGCAAATCAGGAATGCCACGCTGAAAATAAACTTTGCGGGTAAAACGTTTCTTATTGATCCGATGTTGGCGGAAAAAGGCGCTTATCCGGGGTTTGAGGGAACATTAAACAGCCATTTGCGTAATCCGCTGGTGGACTTGCCGGTGACGCTGGAAAGCCTGTTTGCGGGTGTCGATGCGGTGATTGTCACTCACACGCATCTTGACCATTGGGATGATGCGGCTGTTACCCATCTGCCGAAATCATTACCGCTATTTGTGCAACATGAGCATGACCGGGAAATCATTCAGGCCGCCGGGTTTAGCGATGTTCGGCTGTTAAGCGAACAGAGTGCTTTTAGCGATATCACGTTAAGTAAAACGCCGGGCCAGCATGGCAGCGATGCGATTATGGCAAAGCTTGGCGAAAGATTGGGTGAGGTGTGTGGCGTGGTGTTTCGTCACCCGCAAGAGAAAACGCTCTATCTGGCCGGAGATACCGTCTGGAATGTTGCGGTGGCTGAAAACCTGATCCGTTATACGCCAGACGTCATTATTCTTAATTGCGGCGATGCGCAAATTGTCGGGCTGGGGTCAATCATCATGAACCAGCAGGATGTATTGGCCGTGGCGCAGCATGCCCCCCATGCGACGCTGATTGCCAGCCACATGGAAGCGGTGAATCATTCGGCGCTGAGTCGTGCAGCGCTGGCGGATTTTTTGCAGCAAAACGGTGTGGCGCATCAGGTAGTCATCCCGGCGGATGGCGAGTCCTGTATGCTGTAG